The following nucleotide sequence is from Paenibacillus andongensis.
AGTCTCCTTTAGTTATCGATTGTATAGTTTGTTGCAGTCGTTCTTTAGTTAGCTCACTGGCTACGGATTGATCAGTTTGAAGTGTAATATGTGCGGCAGCGAGACCATAGGAGCAGGCGTCCATATAGGTTTGTTGATGCATCACACCATAAGCGATACCAGCGACGAGAGCATCGCCTGCACCGGTTACTTCCACGACGTTGGTAGGAATAGGAGGGAAAAGCTGCTCGCCTTCCTCGCCAACATACATCACACCCGCGCTGCCGAGTGTAATGAATACGTGTTTCACACCCCGTGCCCGAATAGCTTTAGCCAGCTTGTTGTAATCTTGATGTATTATTTCTATCGAGGCCTCAGCAAGCTGACAGGCTTCCTCAAGGTTAGGGAAAATGGCTGTAACACCATGAAGCTCCTTCGGGAGCTTTTTCGCTTTTTCGGAAGAGACAGGGTCGATGAATAACGTGATGCCTTCTTCTTTACAGCGCTTAATTAATTCTTGGAGCGTGTCCACAGGCAAATTCGTATCGGCAATGACGAGCTGTGAAGCGGCAATATGGGACCATTTGTCCATCAGAAGTTGGGGTGTGCATTTATCGTAAATTTCCATGTTGGCAAAAGCTAAAAACATCTCGCCGGTGGCATCGAGCAGCGCCGTGTAGGTCCCCGTGTTCTCGCCCTGAAGGACAATCGTTTGGCTGACGTCGACACCGCGCTTTCGTGTTTCTTCAAGCACCCATTGACCAGCTTTATCGTCT
It contains:
- a CDS encoding carbohydrate kinase encodes the protein MDREQQILALIRQNPFISQIEIASAIGISRSAVAGYIAALTKKGTIRGRAYVTSDEQTIMCIGGANLDSKAASKQAIRLASSNPVTVTESCGGVARNIADTLAGLSCRTALLTVVGDDKAGQWVLEETRKRGVDVSQTIVLQGENTGTYTALLDATGEMFLAFANMEIYDKCTPQLLMDKWSHIAASQLVIADTNLPVDTLQELIKRCKEEGITLFIDPVSSEKAKKLPKELHGVTAIFPNLEEACQLAEASIEIIHQDYNKLAKAIRARGVKHVFITLGSAGVMYVGEEGEQLFPPIPTNVVEVTGAGDALVAGIAYGVMHQQTYMDACSYGLAAAHITLQTDQSVASELTKERLQQTIQSITKGD